From one Myxococcales bacterium genomic stretch:
- a CDS encoding thioredoxin family protein gives MRHKSVRRPLVNVGPGVARLLATALIVALALLALPAWALTEAPDAGCGVGDVCRLDDAFDSGAPRSAREASAPLTLLFFWGVGCPHCEEARPLVDTLAKENPRLRVEAIEVRHDPAGRRRFIETMTRLQATAVGIPTFVLGDASVTGYAKGQTDVQLRALVADAFPARSADAGAPSTTTSIATPTRKTVSVPWLGEVDPSTVSLPGLTLGMGLADGLNPCAIWVLVVLLGILLRVETTKRMVLYAGTFVLMSGVVYFAFMVAWATLFELVGLSRIVTRVLGGALLAMGLVNLKDVAWFKKGPSLVIADKVKPGLFRRMRAVAGAATTPAALGGIAALAFIVNLVELGCTLGLPAIYTRVLSLRGLAAASRFAYLALYNVAYVVPLLVVVAVFIGLKRRLAMTETVARALKGVSGLLLTTFGLLFLVAPHLLAAM, from the coding sequence GTGAGGCACAAGTCCGTCCGCCGCCCGCTCGTGAACGTGGGCCCCGGCGTGGCGCGCCTCTTGGCCACCGCGCTCATCGTAGCGCTCGCGCTCCTCGCGTTGCCCGCGTGGGCGCTCACGGAGGCGCCTGACGCGGGGTGCGGTGTGGGCGACGTGTGCCGGCTCGACGATGCCTTCGACTCCGGTGCGCCGCGCTCGGCGCGCGAAGCGTCCGCGCCGCTCACGCTTCTGTTCTTCTGGGGCGTCGGCTGCCCCCACTGCGAAGAGGCGCGGCCTCTCGTCGACACGCTCGCCAAGGAGAACCCGCGTCTTCGCGTCGAGGCGATCGAGGTTCGACACGATCCAGCGGGGCGGCGCCGCTTCATCGAGACGATGACGCGGCTTCAGGCCACCGCCGTGGGCATTCCGACCTTCGTGCTCGGCGACGCGAGCGTCACCGGCTACGCGAAGGGACAAACGGACGTGCAGCTCCGCGCCCTTGTGGCAGACGCCTTCCCCGCGCGGAGCGCTGATGCCGGCGCGCCATCGACCACAACCAGCATCGCGACGCCGACACGGAAGACCGTCAGCGTGCCTTGGCTGGGCGAGGTGGATCCGAGCACCGTCTCCCTCCCCGGACTGACCTTGGGGATGGGTCTCGCGGATGGCCTCAATCCTTGCGCCATTTGGGTCCTCGTCGTGCTCCTCGGGATCCTCCTCCGCGTTGAGACGACGAAGCGAATGGTCCTCTATGCAGGCACGTTCGTCCTCATGTCAGGTGTCGTCTATTTCGCGTTCATGGTGGCATGGGCCACGCTCTTCGAGCTCGTGGGGCTATCTCGCATCGTCACTCGAGTCCTCGGAGGTGCGCTGCTCGCCATGGGGCTCGTCAACCTCAAGGATGTCGCCTGGTTCAAGAAGGGACCGTCGCTCGTCATCGCCGACAAGGTCAAGCCCGGCCTCTTCCGCCGCATGCGCGCCGTCGCCGGTGCTGCCACGACCCCCGCCGCGCTCGGCGGCATTGCGGCGCTCGCCTTCATCGTCAACCTCGTCGAGCTCGGGTGCACGCTTGGCCTTCCTGCCATCTACACGCGCGTCCTCTCGCTTCGTGGCCTCGCCGCGGCCTCGCGATTCGCCTACCTCGCGCTGTACAACGTCGCTTACGTCGTCCCGCTCCTCGTCGTCGTCGCGGTGTTCATCGGCCTAAAGCGCCGACTCGCGATGACAGAGACAGTCGCCCGCGCCCTCAAGGGCGTGAGCGGACTCCTCTTGACCACGTTTGGGCTGCTGTTTCTCGTGGCCCCCCACCTGCTCGCAGCGATGTGA
- a CDS encoding nucleotidyltransferase domain-containing protein, with protein MRHAERVDEVLTTEQRAVMSRVLAEEGALREHLVVYLSGAHAYGFPSPDSDLDLKAIHIAPTADLLGFDVAPSTVDRAAIVSGVEIDYTSNELSHALAGILNGNGNFLERVLGRMVARESPLLVELRPLVARSLSRRLHRHYRGFALNQLSFAEKEPTAKKLLYVLRTSLTGIHLLETGELEVDVTRLFDVYGLADARSLVERKRSGERVGIDAELLEAWKPRIDALFARLEASLDGSVLPREPPHEGRAAQWLLSVRRARLA; from the coding sequence ATGAGGCATGCCGAACGGGTCGACGAGGTCCTGACGACGGAGCAGCGCGCCGTGATGTCGCGTGTGCTCGCGGAGGAAGGGGCCCTTCGCGAGCACCTCGTCGTGTACCTAAGCGGTGCACACGCTTACGGCTTTCCGTCACCGGACAGCGATCTCGACCTCAAGGCGATTCACATCGCCCCGACGGCCGATCTGCTCGGCTTCGACGTCGCGCCTTCGACCGTCGACCGGGCGGCGATCGTGAGCGGAGTCGAGATCGACTACACGTCGAACGAGCTATCGCACGCCCTCGCAGGCATCCTGAACGGGAACGGCAACTTCCTCGAGCGCGTGCTCGGGCGCATGGTCGCACGCGAGTCGCCGCTCCTTGTCGAGCTTCGTCCGCTCGTCGCGCGCTCGCTGAGTCGTCGCTTGCACCGCCACTACCGAGGCTTCGCGTTGAATCAGCTCAGCTTCGCGGAGAAGGAGCCGACGGCGAAGAAGCTGCTGTACGTACTTCGGACGTCTCTCACCGGCATTCATCTGCTCGAGACGGGCGAGCTCGAGGTCGACGTCACGCGACTCTTCGACGTCTACGGGCTCGCGGATGCGAGGTCGCTCGTCGAGCGCAAGCGCAGCGGCGAGCGCGTCGGCATCGATGCAGAGCTCCTCGAGGCCTGGAAGCCGCGCATTGACGCCCTCTTCGCGCGACTCGAGGCGTCGCTCGACGGGAGCGTGCTCCCTCGAGAGCCGCCCCACGAGGGGCGAGCTGCGCAGTGGCTCCTCTCGGTCCGCAGGGCGCGATTGGCGTGA
- a CDS encoding nucleotidyltransferase domain-containing protein: MDLRIRNLEQLDARAVTLPHGTEVVTRVDRVLGLRRVPQGSVGRVTKVEGDLVEVTIVGVGVARYARGELSARRVGQVRFAHRRADAWEALSACVVLDAVVGSHAWGLSDASSDVDRRGVFALPFQWTQGLVAPPEDLVSADGRVRVRRIYGTFGRYALGQLRRLEQDLRLAEHRAVILEWLRAEPALSLDDVAERLARVATRDAPSEEDAVLRAKQYVKQLYRSLADQGLLATNDFAALATFARDKAADFELPRELRPKNAYNLIRLLATATRWLRDGTPTFEAEGALRDRLVAIKRGEVALAEVLADAEAMAPELERARDASRLPRRPDVVRADALLRRIGEELARRWVERVAGPLGAGAAPAPEVAWTE; the protein is encoded by the coding sequence ATGGACCTGCGAATACGAAACCTCGAGCAGCTCGACGCCCGCGCCGTGACGCTCCCCCATGGAACGGAGGTCGTGACCAGGGTCGACCGCGTCCTCGGGCTGCGCCGCGTGCCCCAGGGGTCCGTAGGACGCGTCACCAAGGTCGAGGGCGACCTCGTCGAGGTTACGATCGTGGGCGTGGGCGTCGCGCGTTATGCGCGAGGCGAGCTCTCAGCGCGCCGGGTAGGGCAGGTCCGCTTCGCGCACCGGCGCGCTGATGCGTGGGAGGCGCTATCCGCCTGCGTCGTGCTCGACGCGGTGGTCGGTTCGCACGCCTGGGGCCTGTCCGATGCAAGCTCCGATGTCGATCGACGGGGCGTCTTTGCGCTGCCGTTCCAGTGGACACAGGGCCTTGTGGCTCCACCGGAAGACCTCGTGAGCGCCGACGGACGCGTTCGTGTCCGTCGGATCTACGGCACCTTCGGTCGCTATGCGCTCGGGCAGCTGCGGCGACTCGAGCAGGATCTGCGGCTCGCCGAGCACCGCGCCGTCATACTCGAGTGGCTTCGCGCCGAGCCTGCACTGAGCCTCGACGACGTTGCCGAGCGGCTGGCCCGCGTCGCGACGCGTGACGCGCCGTCAGAGGAGGACGCAGTGCTGCGCGCCAAGCAGTACGTGAAACAGCTCTATCGTTCGCTCGCCGACCAGGGCCTGCTAGCGACCAACGACTTCGCCGCGCTCGCGACCTTCGCCAGGGACAAGGCGGCGGACTTCGAGCTTCCGCGCGAGCTCCGCCCGAAAAACGCATACAACCTGATCAGGCTCCTCGCTACGGCCACGCGTTGGCTACGCGACGGGACTCCGACCTTCGAAGCCGAGGGGGCCCTGCGGGACCGGCTGGTCGCGATCAAGCGGGGAGAGGTCGCGCTCGCTGAGGTGCTCGCTGACGCGGAGGCGATGGCACCGGAGCTCGAGCGAGCGCGGGATGCGTCGAGGCTCCCTCGCAGGCCGGATGTCGTGCGCGCCGACGCGCTCTTGCGTCGAATCGGCGAGGAGCTCGCGCGCCGATGGGTCGAACGTGTGGCCGGTCCGCTCGGCGCGGGCGCGGCACCCGCGCCGGAGGTTGCATGGACCGAATGA